A section of the Marinimicrobium koreense genome encodes:
- a CDS encoding SufS family cysteine desulfurase, whose translation MNRPEALQSTAGFDVEAVRRDFPILQEQVNGHPLVYLDNAATTQKPRAVIDAISHYYLHDNSNVHRGAHALAERATAKFEAARSTVAEFLNAPHREQILWTRGTTESINLVAFSWGRNNLKAGDRILVSAMEHHSNIVPWQMVAEATGATVEPIPVDETGTLELAALETLLEQGQVRMVAVGHVSNALGTVNPIDDIIALAHKHGALALIDGAQAVSHWPIDVQALDCDFYVFSAHKLFGPTGFGVLYGKRDLLEAMPPYQGGGEMIQSVSFAGTTYNQLPYKFEAGTPDIAGAIGLAAAIDYLNGLDREAAAAHERALLAYAEEKAFATPGITLVGTAAHKVSVLSFLVEGTHPNDLGFLLDQQGVAVRTGHHCAQPIMEQYHIPGTVRASFAFYNTSDEVDRLFEALEKARQFF comes from the coding sequence ATGAACAGACCGGAAGCACTACAGAGCACCGCCGGCTTCGATGTGGAAGCGGTACGCCGGGATTTCCCGATCCTGCAGGAGCAGGTGAACGGGCATCCGTTGGTGTATCTGGATAACGCCGCGACCACCCAGAAGCCGCGGGCGGTGATTGATGCGATCAGTCACTACTACCTGCACGACAACAGTAATGTGCATCGTGGTGCCCATGCGCTGGCGGAGCGGGCGACGGCAAAGTTTGAAGCTGCGCGGTCAACGGTGGCCGAGTTCCTCAACGCACCGCATCGCGAACAGATTCTGTGGACGCGCGGCACCACCGAAAGTATCAACTTGGTGGCGTTCAGTTGGGGTCGCAATAACCTCAAGGCGGGTGATCGGATTCTGGTCTCGGCGATGGAGCACCACTCCAACATTGTGCCCTGGCAGATGGTGGCCGAGGCCACCGGCGCAACCGTCGAACCCATTCCGGTGGACGAGACGGGCACGCTGGAGCTGGCGGCGCTGGAAACGCTGCTCGAGCAGGGTCAGGTGCGTATGGTGGCGGTCGGGCACGTGTCCAATGCTCTGGGTACAGTCAATCCCATCGATGACATTATTGCCCTGGCGCACAAGCACGGCGCACTGGCGCTGATTGATGGCGCCCAGGCGGTAAGTCACTGGCCCATCGATGTTCAGGCGCTCGATTGCGACTTCTATGTGTTTTCGGCCCATAAACTGTTTGGTCCCACGGGATTCGGCGTGCTGTACGGCAAACGCGACCTTCTCGAAGCCATGCCGCCGTATCAGGGCGGTGGCGAGATGATCCAGTCAGTGAGCTTCGCCGGCACGACTTACAACCAGTTGCCGTACAAGTTTGAGGCGGGCACCCCGGATATCGCCGGCGCCATTGGCCTGGCCGCTGCCATTGACTACCTCAATGGGCTGGACCGGGAAGCCGCCGCCGCGCACGAGCGGGCCCTGTTGGCCTATGCGGAAGAGAAGGCGTTTGCGACCCCGGGTATCACTCTGGTGGGCACGGCGGCGCACAAGGTCAGCGTGTTGAGCTTTCTGGTCGAGGGCACCCACCCGAACGATCTGGGGTTTCTGCTGGATCAACAGGGTGTGGCGGTGCGTACCGGACACCACTGCGCGCAACCGATTATGGAGCAATACCATATTCCGGGTACGGTGCGCGCCAGCTTTGCGTTTTACAACACCTCTGATGAGGTGGATCGGCTGTTCGAGGCCCTTGAAAAGGCTCGGCAGTTTTTTTGA
- a CDS encoding HesB/IscA family protein encodes MAVESFDPTRQAVAVTPAAVEHFRRQLGLNQEAQAVRLSVKESGCTGFMYVVDLVADGRENDVCYELADDVSLYIDRDSLNVVSGTEIDYVIEGVNRQLKFNNPNAQDYCGCGESFSVVNASS; translated from the coding sequence ATGGCAGTAGAGTCATTTGATCCCACTCGGCAGGCCGTTGCGGTCACTCCGGCTGCAGTGGAACACTTCCGGCGTCAGTTGGGCCTCAACCAGGAGGCGCAGGCGGTTCGTCTGAGCGTGAAAGAGAGCGGTTGTACCGGTTTCATGTACGTGGTGGACCTGGTGGCCGACGGGCGCGAGAACGATGTGTGCTATGAACTGGCGGACGACGTCTCGCTGTACATCGACCGGGACAGCCTCAATGTGGTTAGCGGTACCGAGATCGATTATGTCATTGAAGGCGTCAATCGCCAGCTCAAATTCAATAACCCCAATGCTCAGGATTACTGCGGCTGCGGGGAAAGTTTCAGCGTTGTGAATGCTTCCTCCTAG
- the sufT gene encoding putative Fe-S cluster assembly protein SufT, which produces MSERRMVVAQADCPARRVPDGTHLTIPKDTFVTITQSLGGNYTLTYHGQMVRVDGTDAAALGLEAQELNFPPPADQRINEDQVWEALGTVYDPEIPVDLVNLGLIYAVDVDQSEQRVSIRMTLTAPGCGMGPVLVGDVERRVAKVPNVDYVAVSLVFDPPWSREMMSEEAQLETGMFF; this is translated from the coding sequence ATGAGTGAACGACGTATGGTGGTGGCCCAGGCGGACTGCCCGGCCCGCCGGGTGCCCGACGGCACGCACCTGACCATTCCCAAAGACACCTTCGTGACGATCACCCAATCTCTGGGTGGCAACTATACGTTGACCTATCACGGCCAGATGGTGCGGGTAGATGGCACCGACGCGGCCGCCCTGGGCCTGGAGGCCCAGGAGCTCAACTTTCCGCCACCCGCCGATCAGCGCATCAATGAAGATCAGGTCTGGGAAGCTCTGGGCACCGTGTATGATCCGGAGATTCCGGTGGATCTGGTCAATCTGGGGCTGATTTACGCGGTGGACGTCGACCAGAGCGAACAGCGGGTGAGCATCAGGATGACCCTGACGGCGCCCGGCTGTGGTATGGGGCCGGTACTGGTGGGTGATGTCGAGCGGCGGGTGGCCAAGGTGCCCAACGTCGATTACGTGGCGGTCTCCCTGGTGTTCGATCCGCCCTGGAGCCGGGAGATGATGAGCGAAGAAGCCCAGCTCGAGACCGGAATGTTCTTTTAA
- a CDS encoding SufE family protein: MSQFGTDISADDIVETLSFFDSWEDRYKYIIDLGKEVPPLDPAYQTEAYLVRGCQSQVWLTHREEDGKLWFDADSDAFIVKGLLGVVLAAYNGKSPAEVLDFDIEGYFNELNLLKHLSPTRGNGLRAMVARIQDIARAA, from the coding sequence ATGTCCCAATTCGGAACCGACATCAGCGCCGACGATATCGTCGAGACCCTCAGCTTTTTCGATAGCTGGGAGGATCGCTACAAGTACATTATTGACCTGGGGAAAGAGGTGCCACCGCTCGACCCGGCCTACCAGACCGAGGCGTACCTGGTGCGCGGCTGTCAGAGTCAGGTGTGGCTGACCCATCGGGAAGAGGACGGCAAGCTCTGGTTCGACGCCGACAGTGACGCCTTTATCGTCAAAGGCCTGCTCGGCGTGGTGCTGGCGGCGTACAACGGCAAAAGCCCTGCCGAGGTGCTGGATTTTGATATTGAAGGCTATTTCAACGAGCTGAATCTCCTGAAGCACCTCAGTCCCACCCGGGGTAACGGTCTGCGCGCCATGGTGGCCCGGATCCAGGATATCGCTCGCGCCGCCTGA
- the ndk gene encoding nucleoside-diphosphate kinase, giving the protein MPEQQTLSIIKPDAVRKNLIGAIESRFEQAGLKIVALKMIQLSRAQAEGFYAEHQGKPFFEGLVDFMTSGPVCVQVLSGDNAITRNRELMGATNPEEAAPGTIRADYAESVSINAAHGSDSPESAAREIAYFFEPGEIFARS; this is encoded by the coding sequence ATGCCCGAACAACAGACCCTCTCTATCATCAAACCGGATGCGGTACGGAAAAACCTGATCGGTGCCATTGAGAGCCGTTTCGAGCAAGCTGGCCTCAAGATCGTGGCACTCAAGATGATTCAACTGAGTCGGGCCCAGGCCGAGGGCTTCTACGCCGAGCACCAGGGCAAGCCGTTTTTTGAGGGGTTGGTGGACTTTATGACCTCCGGCCCGGTCTGTGTACAGGTGCTGTCCGGCGACAACGCCATCACCCGCAATCGCGAGTTGATGGGGGCGACCAACCCGGAAGAGGCCGCGCCGGGCACCATTCGCGCGGACTACGCTGAAAGCGTGTCCATCAACGCGGCGCACGGCTCGGATTCGCCCGAATCTGCCGCACGGGAAATCGCCTACTTTTTCGAACCCGGGGAAATTTTCGCTCGCAGCTGA
- the rlmN gene encoding 23S rRNA (adenine(2503)-C(2))-methyltransferase RlmN encodes MTAVPAANTADPSKTERTNLLGLPEAKLVAFFESFGEKRFRATQVLKWIHQRGAENFDEMTNISKSLREKLKEVAEIRAPEVIQQLDSSDGTRKFLIRVTGGSIVETVFIPEGDRGTLCVSSQVGCSLDCSFCATGKQGFDRDLTAAEIIGQVWIAAKSFNQLQPNGPRKVTNVVMMGMGEPLLNFDNVVDSMNLMMEDNAYGISKRRVTLSTSGVVPALDKLGQYTDACLAISLHAPNDELRNELVPINKKYPIAVLLDSAKRYIAGLPDTHRRITIEYTMIDHVNDRPEHAHQLAELLQDVPVKINLIPFNPFKLSDYKRASNNAIRRFQTILMEAGYITTIRTTRGEDIDAACGQLAGTVNDMTKRSERYRAKFDELQTVKIIAPSP; translated from the coding sequence ATGACCGCTGTACCCGCTGCCAACACCGCTGACCCGTCCAAGACCGAGCGGACCAATCTGCTGGGCCTGCCCGAGGCCAAGCTGGTGGCTTTTTTCGAGTCCTTTGGCGAGAAGCGCTTCCGAGCGACTCAGGTGCTGAAGTGGATTCACCAGCGCGGCGCGGAAAACTTCGACGAGATGACCAACATCAGCAAGTCGCTGCGGGAGAAGCTCAAAGAAGTGGCCGAAATCCGGGCACCGGAAGTCATCCAGCAGTTGGACTCGTCCGACGGTACCCGCAAGTTCCTGATTCGCGTGACCGGCGGCAGCATTGTAGAGACGGTATTTATTCCCGAAGGCGATCGGGGCACCCTGTGTGTCTCCTCCCAAGTGGGCTGCTCGCTCGACTGCAGCTTCTGCGCGACGGGCAAGCAGGGCTTTGACCGGGACCTGACCGCAGCGGAAATCATCGGTCAGGTGTGGATTGCGGCCAAGTCCTTCAATCAGCTTCAGCCCAATGGTCCGCGAAAGGTGACCAACGTGGTGATGATGGGCATGGGCGAGCCGCTGTTGAATTTCGACAATGTCGTGGACTCCATGAACCTGATGATGGAGGACAACGCCTACGGCATCTCCAAGCGGCGGGTGACCCTGAGTACCTCAGGCGTAGTGCCGGCGCTGGACAAGCTGGGGCAGTACACCGACGCCTGCCTGGCGATTTCCCTGCACGCGCCCAACGATGAACTGCGCAACGAGCTGGTGCCGATCAACAAAAAGTACCCCATCGCCGTGCTGCTCGATTCCGCCAAGCGCTACATCGCGGGTTTGCCCGATACCCATCGCCGCATTACCATCGAGTACACCATGATTGATCATGTCAACGATCGTCCGGAACACGCCCACCAATTGGCGGAACTGCTTCAGGATGTACCGGTAAAAATCAATCTGATCCCGTTCAACCCGTTCAAGCTGTCCGACTACAAGCGGGCCAGTAACAATGCGATTCGTCGGTTCCAGACCATTTTGATGGAAGCGGGCTATATCACTACCATCCGCACCACGCGGGGTGAGGACATTGATGCCGCCTGTGGTCAGCTCGCGGGCACGGTCAACGATATGACCAAGCGCAGTGAGCGGTACCGGGCGAAGTTTGACGAACTGCAAACCGTAAAAATAATTGCGCCGTCTCCCTGA
- the pilW gene encoding type IV pilus biogenesis/stability protein PilW, whose translation MAALGLLALLGLGGCVTQTSGPQVDREAALDTHYRLAMAYIDNRNRDSARHHIEKAFELDDDSAKAYAAQAMLLQLEGEVERAEDSFKSALREDRSFSQARNNYGAFLFRQQRYEEAYEQFSIVSEDLSYDNRARALLSLGRTAKQLGREERARAAFEHAFTLDRRLAPVLLELADISFQDKEYAQAKRYLDQYGEVSRQSARSLLLGIKIERIFGNQDKEASYALALKNRFPYSDEYLEYKREMSR comes from the coding sequence ATGGCCGCGCTGGGATTGCTGGCGTTGCTCGGGCTGGGCGGCTGCGTGACCCAGACCAGCGGTCCGCAAGTGGACCGCGAGGCAGCCCTGGATACCCACTATCGATTGGCCATGGCGTACATCGACAACCGTAACCGGGACTCGGCTCGTCACCATATTGAGAAAGCGTTTGAACTCGATGATGACTCGGCCAAAGCCTACGCGGCACAGGCCATGCTGCTTCAACTGGAAGGTGAAGTGGAGCGTGCTGAGGACAGCTTCAAGTCGGCGCTTCGGGAAGACCGGAGCTTTTCTCAGGCCCGTAACAACTACGGCGCTTTTCTATTCAGACAACAGCGTTACGAAGAGGCCTATGAGCAGTTCTCAATCGTCAGTGAAGATCTGAGCTACGACAATCGGGCTAGAGCGCTGCTCAGCCTGGGGCGCACCGCCAAGCAACTGGGGCGTGAAGAGCGCGCCCGTGCGGCGTTTGAACATGCGTTTACCCTGGATCGACGCCTGGCGCCGGTCCTGTTGGAGCTGGCAGACATCAGTTTCCAGGACAAAGAATACGCGCAGGCCAAGCGCTACCTGGATCAGTACGGCGAGGTGTCTCGTCAGTCGGCCCGTTCGCTGCTGTTGGGTATTAAAATCGAAAGGATCTTCGGCAACCAAGACAAAGAAGCCAGTTATGCGCTGGCATTGAAAAATCGCTTTCCTTATTCCGATGAGTATCTGGAATACAAACGCGAAATGAGTCGTTGA
- a CDS encoding RodZ domain-containing protein: MSTEEQPAGAEVPELAPEAYPGALLKAAREKAKLSEEDVARELRMTVSKVRALEADDYDRLHSDTFIRGYLRTYAKLLGLEPEDLLQAYKQARRQAGLADDPEESPLKINVPEPTRSLWKFVLWILVLLAGIWALSVWFLGNRQDPVADSAMVDPISELNTPAPAPTSALAEEPDIEQELEEASVDDASEDAAEMAPTANTETTSAAALTGSEPPAASSGAVEPLAATEVSSPGASMNDPEVLDQLRLTFSEECWVEVTDSRGDVLETDLLQPGRELLLSGEAPFTVKLGNAGAAQVELNGERFDFVPPVSGRLMTLTVN, encoded by the coding sequence ATGTCAACTGAAGAACAACCCGCCGGGGCCGAGGTTCCGGAGCTCGCCCCGGAGGCGTACCCAGGCGCGCTGCTCAAAGCCGCGCGGGAAAAGGCCAAGCTCAGTGAAGAGGATGTCGCCCGCGAGCTGCGGATGACCGTCAGCAAGGTGCGTGCTCTGGAGGCGGACGATTACGATCGGCTGCACTCCGATACGTTCATTCGCGGTTATCTGCGTACGTACGCGAAACTGCTCGGTCTGGAGCCTGAGGACCTGCTTCAGGCCTACAAGCAGGCTCGACGTCAGGCCGGGTTGGCGGATGATCCCGAAGAAAGCCCGTTGAAAATCAATGTGCCCGAGCCGACCCGGTCTCTGTGGAAATTTGTGCTCTGGATTCTGGTGTTGCTGGCGGGCATCTGGGCACTGTCGGTCTGGTTTCTGGGCAACCGGCAGGATCCCGTGGCGGATAGCGCCATGGTGGACCCGATCAGTGAACTGAATACCCCGGCGCCCGCGCCGACGTCGGCCCTTGCTGAGGAGCCGGACATTGAGCAGGAGTTGGAGGAAGCAAGTGTGGACGATGCCTCCGAGGACGCCGCTGAGATGGCGCCGACCGCAAACACCGAGACAACCTCGGCCGCGGCGTTGACCGGCTCTGAACCTCCGGCAGCGTCAAGCGGTGCCGTGGAGCCTCTGGCAGCAACGGAAGTGAGCAGTCCCGGTGCGTCAATGAACGACCCGGAAGTGCTCGATCAGCTGCGTTTGACCTTCTCGGAAGAATGCTGGGTAGAAGTGACCGACAGCCGTGGGGACGTGCTCGAAACCGATCTGCTTCAGCCCGGTCGGGAATTGTTGCTCTCCGGTGAGGCGCCCTTTACGGTGAAGCTCGGCAATGCCGGCGCGGCCCAGGTTGAGCTCAACGGTGAGCGTTTTGATTTTGTTCCGCCGGTCAGTGGTCGCCTGATGACCCTGACGGTCAATTGA
- the ispG gene encoding flavodoxin-dependent (E)-4-hydroxy-3-methylbut-2-enyl-diphosphate synthase has product MHSESPIVRRQSRQIMVGNVPVGGGAPISVQSMTNTETTDVAATVDQIQRLQLAGADIVRVSVPSMEAAEAFGAIRKQVDIPLVADIHFDYRIALRVADLGVDCLRINPGNIGREKRIRAVVDKARDMNIPIRIGVNAGSLEKDLQKKYGEPTPDALVESALRHVEILDQLNFYDFKVSVKASDVFMAVAAYRKLAREIDQPLHLGITEAGGLRAGTVKSAVGLGALLMDGIGDTVRISLAADPVEEVKVAWDLLKSLKLRNKGVNFIACPSCSRQNFDVIKTMNELEMRVEDITVPLDVAVIGCVVNGPGEAKEADLGLAGGTPNNLVYIDGAPSQKLANDTLVDDLERLIRAKAEEKKARLEKEEANLIVRG; this is encoded by the coding sequence ATGCACAGTGAGTCGCCCATTGTACGCCGTCAGTCCCGCCAGATTATGGTTGGCAATGTGCCCGTTGGGGGCGGAGCTCCGATCTCCGTGCAGAGCATGACCAACACCGAAACCACCGATGTGGCCGCGACCGTCGATCAGATTCAGCGCCTGCAGCTTGCCGGAGCGGATATCGTGCGCGTCTCGGTCCCGAGCATGGAGGCCGCCGAAGCCTTCGGAGCCATCCGCAAACAGGTGGATATTCCCCTGGTGGCGGATATCCACTTTGATTACCGCATTGCCTTGCGGGTGGCGGACCTGGGTGTGGATTGTCTGCGCATCAATCCCGGCAACATCGGACGGGAAAAGCGCATTCGCGCGGTGGTGGACAAAGCGCGGGATATGAATATCCCGATCCGCATTGGCGTCAACGCCGGCTCTCTGGAAAAAGATCTGCAGAAAAAGTACGGCGAACCCACTCCGGATGCGCTGGTCGAATCGGCCCTGCGGCATGTGGAGATTCTCGATCAACTGAATTTTTACGACTTCAAGGTCAGCGTCAAGGCCTCGGATGTCTTTATGGCGGTCGCCGCTTACCGCAAGCTGGCCCGGGAAATTGATCAGCCGCTGCACCTCGGCATCACCGAAGCCGGCGGTCTACGGGCGGGTACCGTAAAGTCGGCGGTCGGCCTGGGCGCGCTGTTGATGGATGGCATCGGCGACACCGTGCGCATTTCCCTGGCAGCGGATCCGGTGGAAGAGGTCAAGGTCGCCTGGGATCTGCTCAAGAGCCTGAAGCTGCGTAACAAGGGAGTGAACTTTATTGCCTGCCCAAGCTGCTCCCGGCAGAACTTCGATGTCATCAAAACCATGAACGAGCTGGAAATGCGCGTGGAAGACATCACCGTGCCGCTGGATGTTGCGGTGATTGGCTGCGTGGTCAACGGCCCGGGTGAGGCCAAAGAAGCCGACCTGGGGCTCGCCGGCGGTACCCCCAACAATCTGGTGTATATCGACGGGGCACCGAGTCAGAAGCTCGCCAATGACACTCTGGTGGACGATCTGGAGCGGTTGATCCGCGCCAAGGCCGAGGAGAAAAAAGCGCGCCTGGAAAAAGAGGAAGCGAATCTGATTGTGCGGGGATAG
- the hisS gene encoding histidine--tRNA ligase: MKKLQAIRGMNDLLPDESGQWQYLENTLKSILQQYSYREIRFPIVESTELFKRSIGEVTDIVEKEMYTFDDRNGDSLTLRPEGTASCVRACEQHGLLYNQTQRLWYMGPMFRHERPQKGRYRQFHQLGVEVFGMTGPDIDAEVLLLSARMLRALGVADQVTLQLNSLGSSEARAAYKTALVDYLSQYREQLDEDSQRRLTSNPLRILDSKNPDTQKILDGAPVLLEHLDEASAAHFEHLKAMLTEAGVPFEVNPRLVRGLDYYGKTAFEWVTDALGAQGTVCAGGRYDGLVEQLGGKPTPAIGFGIGLERLLLLLQATGQLPEGLDRRTQVYLVAVGEVQSSAMRSAERLRDALPGLQLLAHCGGGSFKSQMKKADKSGADIALILGEDEARNGQLSLKYLREDRPQETLSLDQTIEQLRAYWPALSNL; the protein is encoded by the coding sequence TTGAAAAAACTGCAAGCCATTCGAGGAATGAACGACCTGCTGCCGGATGAGAGCGGACAGTGGCAGTACCTGGAAAATACCCTCAAGTCCATCCTCCAGCAATACAGCTATCGGGAAATCCGTTTCCCGATCGTCGAGAGCACCGAGCTGTTCAAGCGCTCCATCGGTGAGGTGACCGACATTGTGGAGAAGGAAATGTACACCTTCGATGACCGCAATGGCGATAGTCTCACGCTGCGGCCCGAAGGTACCGCCTCCTGTGTGCGCGCCTGTGAACAGCATGGCCTGTTGTACAACCAGACCCAGCGGCTCTGGTACATGGGCCCCATGTTCCGCCACGAGCGTCCGCAGAAAGGCCGCTACCGTCAGTTTCACCAACTGGGGGTCGAAGTGTTCGGCATGACCGGGCCGGATATTGATGCCGAAGTATTGCTGCTCAGTGCGCGCATGCTGCGCGCGCTGGGTGTGGCCGACCAGGTCACGCTGCAGTTGAACAGCCTGGGCAGCAGCGAGGCTCGCGCCGCCTATAAAACCGCGCTGGTGGACTATCTGAGCCAGTACCGCGAGCAATTGGATGAAGACAGTCAGCGTCGCCTGACGTCCAACCCGCTGCGTATTCTGGACAGCAAGAACCCCGACACCCAGAAAATTCTGGATGGTGCGCCGGTACTGCTTGAGCATCTCGACGAAGCGTCTGCCGCCCATTTCGAGCACCTCAAAGCCATGCTGACCGAAGCCGGTGTTCCCTTTGAGGTCAACCCCCGTCTGGTACGAGGGCTTGATTACTATGGGAAAACCGCTTTTGAGTGGGTGACCGACGCCCTGGGCGCCCAGGGTACGGTATGCGCCGGTGGCCGCTATGACGGGTTGGTCGAGCAACTGGGTGGTAAGCCCACGCCGGCCATCGGGTTTGGTATTGGCCTCGAGCGCCTGCTGTTGCTGCTTCAGGCCACCGGGCAACTGCCCGAGGGCCTTGATCGTCGCACACAGGTCTATCTTGTGGCGGTGGGTGAGGTACAATCCTCGGCCATGCGTTCGGCCGAACGGTTGCGCGATGCGCTGCCGGGGCTGCAGTTGCTGGCTCACTGCGGGGGCGGCAGCTTCAAGAGCCAGATGAAAAAGGCGGACAAAAGCGGCGCCGACATTGCGTTGATTCTGGGGGAGGACGAAGCCCGTAACGGCCAGCTCTCACTCAAGTATCTGCGTGAGGATCGGCCCCAGGAAACACTGTCGCTGGACCAGACTATCGAGCAGCTACGGGCCTACTGGCCCGCGCTGAGCAACCTCTGA
- a CDS encoding YfgM family protein — MSDHLTEEEQLEALKRWWKENGKWIVTAVVIAVGGYFGWNTYQDQQQAKAEAGSAIYSELLETLAVEEGSAVSEDDRARAGELVEQLKTEHANSAYGANAALIRARWAVDEGDLETAESELRWVLEQETAEAIQQLARLRLARVLSARGQLDDALATLEAGTPADSIAAEYAEARGDILSEQGDNDGAAQAYQSALDSLDAQQQNRVLLLQMKLDNVQPATADDTSGSEENAS, encoded by the coding sequence GTGAGCGATCATCTGACTGAAGAAGAACAGCTTGAGGCCCTCAAGCGGTGGTGGAAGGAAAATGGCAAATGGATTGTGACCGCCGTGGTGATTGCGGTGGGCGGCTATTTTGGCTGGAATACCTACCAGGACCAGCAGCAGGCCAAGGCCGAAGCGGGCTCGGCGATATATTCTGAACTGTTGGAAACTTTGGCGGTCGAGGAAGGCAGCGCCGTTTCGGAAGACGATCGTGCGCGGGCCGGCGAGCTTGTTGAGCAGCTCAAAACCGAGCATGCCAACAGTGCCTACGGCGCAAATGCGGCGCTGATTCGCGCCCGCTGGGCCGTCGATGAGGGTGACCTGGAAACCGCTGAAAGTGAGTTGCGCTGGGTTCTGGAACAGGAAACCGCGGAGGCAATCCAGCAGCTGGCTCGCCTGCGGCTGGCCCGGGTTCTGTCAGCTCGCGGACAACTCGATGACGCGCTGGCGACCCTGGAGGCTGGCACTCCCGCCGACAGCATTGCGGCCGAATACGCCGAAGCTCGCGGGGACATTCTGAGCGAGCAGGGTGACAACGACGGGGCGGCTCAGGCCTACCAGAGCGCACTGGACTCGCTTGACGCGCAGCAACAGAACCGCGTTCTGCTGCTGCAGATGAAACTGGATAATGTACAACCGGCCACGGCGGACGATACGTCGGGCTCCGAGGAGAATGCTTCATGA
- the bamB gene encoding outer membrane protein assembly factor BamB: protein MRLCAVALCALLFSGCALFSKEDGTEPVELVDFEPTAELDIVWRSGVGSGTDKAVVKLQPALDGDRIYAADAKGRVFAFNRANGKRLWRQKTDDAITGGVSSNAGVLLYGTGNGEVVALANEDGKELWRTALSSEVISVPLTNGTVVAAQTMDGRLHALDAETGETRWAYDSPPPVLTLRGTASPLMTDSAVIAGFATGKVMAFNPDNGLVLWERRVALPQGRSEIERMVDVDASPLLHEGVVFAASFQGNVTALGRNNGRPVWSQEASTHKDLSAEGRTLYLSEADSVVKAFSTATGEMRWQNDQLLRRLINGPQVVGDYLAVGDYDGYLHLLKRDDGSFAARRRLDRGGISGTMVTDGDTLYVQTDGGRLVALEVKPRD, encoded by the coding sequence ATGAGGTTATGCGCAGTAGCGCTTTGTGCTTTGCTGTTTTCCGGCTGTGCGCTGTTTTCGAAAGAAGACGGTACAGAGCCGGTGGAACTGGTGGATTTCGAACCGACGGCGGAGCTGGACATTGTCTGGCGGAGCGGCGTCGGTTCGGGCACCGACAAGGCCGTGGTCAAGTTGCAGCCAGCTCTTGATGGCGACCGGATTTACGCGGCTGATGCCAAGGGTCGCGTGTTCGCATTCAATCGCGCCAACGGCAAGCGCCTCTGGCGTCAGAAAACCGATGATGCCATTACCGGCGGCGTGAGCAGCAATGCCGGCGTGCTGCTCTACGGCACGGGCAACGGCGAGGTGGTCGCCCTGGCCAATGAGGACGGTAAGGAGCTGTGGCGCACCGCGTTGAGCAGTGAAGTGATTTCCGTTCCCCTGACCAATGGCACTGTGGTGGCCGCCCAGACCATGGATGGCCGACTGCACGCGCTGGATGCCGAGACCGGAGAAACCCGCTGGGCATACGATAGCCCGCCTCCGGTGCTGACGCTGCGGGGTACTGCTTCGCCGCTCATGACGGATTCGGCGGTGATTGCCGGCTTCGCCACGGGCAAGGTGATGGCTTTCAACCCGGATAATGGCCTGGTCCTCTGGGAGCGCCGCGTGGCTCTGCCGCAAGGTCGCTCCGAGATTGAACGCATGGTTGACGTGGATGCTTCTCCACTGCTGCACGAAGGGGTGGTGTTTGCCGCGTCTTTTCAGGGCAACGTGACTGCTTTGGGCCGCAACAATGGCCGGCCCGTGTGGAGTCAGGAGGCCTCGACCCATAAGGATTTGTCCGCTGAAGGTCGCACTCTGTACCTCTCCGAGGCCGACAGTGTGGTCAAGGCCTTCAGTACCGCGACGGGTGAAATGCGCTGGCAGAACGATCAGTTGCTGCGCCGCCTCATCAATGGCCCCCAGGTCGTTGGTGACTACCTGGCGGTGGGGGATTATGACGGCTACCTGCACCTGCTCAAGCGCGATGATGGCAGCTTCGCCGCCCGCCGCCGCCTTGATCGGGGCGGTATTTCCGGCACCATGGTCACCGATGGCGACACCCTGTATGTGCAGACCGATGGCGGACGCCTGGTAGCACTTGAGGTCAAGCCTCGGGATTGA